In Vigna unguiculata cultivar IT97K-499-35 chromosome 3, ASM411807v1, whole genome shotgun sequence, a single genomic region encodes these proteins:
- the LOC114179669 gene encoding calmodulin-binding transcription activator 2-like isoform X3 yields MAETTKYIANSELELEEILQEASHRWLRPVEICEILRNYKKFKLTPDPPIRPPAGSLFLFNRKALRYFRKDGHRWRKKQDGKTVREAHEKLKVGSVDALHCYYAHGEDNENFQRRSFWMLDQQLEHVVLVHYREIKEVQNQDGLDTICAQLYDRNDHPIVANTKALVEQKLKDGESKQAESGEIKKLDSFGRWMDKEIGGDCENSLMASDSGNYWSTLGAHNEDKEVSSLRHIQLDMDSLGPSLSQEQLFSIHDFSPEWAYTGVRTKVLIVGTFLGSKKLSSETKWGCMFGEIEVSAETLADNVLWCQTPLHSPGRVPFYVTCSNRLACSEVREFQFDEHPTKFLGPLGIKISPEVEVRLQIRLLKLVDLGPDNKWWKCSVSGCEKCKLKGIMCSMRGDSGVFKETFQIDGIDHINPRDVLFQRLTRDKLYEWLIYKVHEGGKGSHVLDDEGQGVIHLAAALGYVWAMVPLIAAGISPNFRDNRGRTGLHWASYFGREETVIALVKLGAAPGAVEDPTSALPPGQTAADLASSRGHKGIAGYLAEADLINRLSILTVKENGAGNIATTIATDSAFKSAEDDSSNLTMDEQHYLKESLAVFRKSAHAAASILAAFRARSFFQRQLAKSKSDVSDSVLDKVADSLGKVQNMSHFEDYLHFAALKIQKRYRGWKGRKDFLKIGNCIVKIQAHIRGHQVRKQYKKFVWSVSIVEKAILRWRRKGAGLRGFRGGQPVGIDEYDFLSVGRRQKSDDVKKALDRVKSMVRNPDARDQYMRLTMKYQKFKIVDSRSIQSHVD; encoded by the exons ATGGCTGAGACCACAAAATACATTGCCAACTCAGAATTAG AGCTTGAAGAGATATTGCAAGAAGCATCACATCGTTGGCTTCGACCTGTTGAAATATGTGAGATACTTCGCAACTATAAGAAGTTTAAGTTAACACCAGATCCACCTATTAGACCTCCAG CTGGATCACTATTCTTGTTCAATAGAAAAGCACTTCGTTATTTTCGCAAGGATGGTCACAGGTGGAGGAAGAAACAAGATGGGAAGACTGTAAGAGAAGCTCATGAAAAGTTGAAG gTTGGTAGTGTGGATGCCTTGCACTGCTACTATGCCCATGGAGAGGACAATGAAAACTTCCAACGGAGAAGTTTTTGGATGCTTGACCA GCAGTTAGAGCACGTTGTCCTTGTTCATTATCGTGAAATTAAAGAG GTGCAAAACCAGGATGGTCTGGATACAATCTGTGCTCAATTATATGATCGTAATGATCATCCAATTGTTGCAAATACCAAAGCGCTAGTTGAACAGAAACTTAAAGATGGGGAATCAAAACAGGCTGAATCTGGGGAAATCAAGAAACTTGATAGTTTTGGAAGGTGGATGGATAAGGAGATTGGTGGAGACTGTGAAAATTCCTTGATGGCTTCAGATTCTGGTAATTATTGGAGTACACTTGGTGCTCATAATGAGGATAAGGAGGTATCTAGTTTACGACACATACAGTTGGATATGGATTCATTAGGCCCTTCTCTTTCCCAAGAACAACTATTTAGTATCCATGACTTTTCTCCAGAGTGGGCATATACTGGGGTTAGAACAAAG GTTTTAATAGTTGGCACATTTCTCGGAAGTAAAAAGCTCTCTAGTGAAACCAAATGGGGATGTATGTTTGGTGAAATTGAGGTTTCTGCTGAAACTTTAGCAGATAATGTGCTATGGTGTCAGACTCCTTTGCACTCACCTGGCCGTGTACCATTCTATGTTACCTGCAGTAATAGGTTAGCTTGCAGTGAGGTCAGGGAATTTCAATTTGATGAACATCCAACCAAATTTTTAGGTCCTTTGGGTATTAAAATCTCACCAGAAGTTGAGGTACGACTTCAAATACGACTTCTTAAACTAGTAGACTTGGGACCTGACAATAAGTGGTGGAAGTGCTCTGTTTCTGGTTGTGAAAAATGTAAACTCAAGGGAATAATGTGTTCCATGAGAGGTGATAGTGGAGTATTTAAAGAAACTTTTCAGATTGATGGAATTGATCATATAAACCCTAGAGATGTACTATTTCAGAGATTAACGAGAGACAAGCTTTATGAGTGGTTGATATACAAGGTTCATGAAGGAGGAAAAGGATCACATGTGCTGGATGATGAGGGCCAAGGAGTAATACATTTGGCAGCTGCACTTGGTTATGTGTGGGCTATGGTCCCATTGATTGCTGCTGGTATCAGTCCTAACTTCAGAGACAATCGTGGAAGAACAGGACTTCATTGGGCATCGTATTTTGGGAG AGAAGAAACTGTTATTGCTCTAGTCAAATTAGGCGCAGCACCAGGTGCTGTTGAGGATCCAACATCAGCTCTTCCTCCAGGTCAAACAGCTGCTGATTTAGCTTCAAGTAGAGGACATAAAGGCATTGCTGGGTATTTGGCCGAGGCAGATCTGATTAATCGATTATCTATACTGACTGTGAAGGAAAATGGAGCTGGTAACATTGCCACAACCATAGCAACTGACAGTGCTTTTAAGTCTGCTGAAGATGACTCGTCTAATTTGACAATGGATGAGCAACACTATCTCAAAGAGTCCCTTGCTGTGTTTCGAAAATCAGCTCATGCGGCTGCTTCAATCCTAGCTGCATTTAGAGCAAGGTCATTCTTTCAGAGACAATTAGCCAAAAGTAAAAGTGATGTTTCAGACTCAGTACTTGACAAAGTTGCCGATTCTTTGGGCAAGGTACAGAACATGAGTCACTTTGAGGATTATTTACATTTTGCAGCCTTGAAGATTCAAAAGAGATATCGCGGATGGAAAGGAAGAAAGGACTTTTTGAAAATAGGCAACTGCATTGTAAAAATCCAG GCTCATATCAGAGGACACCAAGTTCGAAAGCAATACAAAAAATTTGTGTGGTCTGTTAGCATTGTGGAAAAAGCGATTCTTCGGTGGAGACGGAAAGGAGCTGGTCTGCGAGGATTCCGGGGAGGGCAGCCGGTTGGCATTGATGAGTATGACTTTCTTAGCGTTGGGAGGAGACAGAAATCAGATGATGTAAAGAAAGCTCTGGATAGAGTCAAGTCCATGGTTCGTAACCCAGATGCAAGGGATCAGTATATGAGGCTCACCATGAAATATCAGAAGTTTAAG ATTGTTGATAGCAGAAGCATTCAATCACATGTCGATTAG
- the LOC114179669 gene encoding calmodulin-binding transcription activator 3-like isoform X1 — protein sequence MAETTKYIANSELELEEILQEASHRWLRPVEICEILRNYKKFKLTPDPPIRPPAGSLFLFNRKALRYFRKDGHRWRKKQDGKTVREAHEKLKVGSVDALHCYYAHGEDNENFQRRSFWMLDQQLEHVVLVHYREIKEGCKSSISPFPVVPVTLVGSSQNSSVLSSTRISTPISVVQTSFTSSANKVGQNGHSSEYEDVNSKDGPQAPSFKRYHTEGSVEGSEADFTVHRLNNDKIDAVNRMQDGVIFRDSHMYIQQVEENLLTVDQVQNQDGLDTICAQLYDRNDHPIVANTKALVEQKLKDGESKQAESGEIKKLDSFGRWMDKEIGGDCENSLMASDSGNYWSTLGAHNEDKEVSSLRHIQLDMDSLGPSLSQEQLFSIHDFSPEWAYTGVRTKVLIVGTFLGSKKLSSETKWGCMFGEIEVSAETLADNVLWCQTPLHSPGRVPFYVTCSNRLACSEVREFQFDEHPTKFLGPLGIKISPEVEVRLQIRLLKLVDLGPDNKWWKCSVSGCEKCKLKGIMCSMRGDSGVFKETFQIDGIDHINPRDVLFQRLTRDKLYEWLIYKVHEGGKGSHVLDDEGQGVIHLAAALGYVWAMVPLIAAGISPNFRDNRGRTGLHWASYFGREETVIALVKLGAAPGAVEDPTSALPPGQTAADLASSRGHKGIAGYLAEADLINRLSILTVKENGAGNIATTIATDSAFKSAEDDSSNLTMDEQHYLKESLAVFRKSAHAAASILAAFRARSFFQRQLAKSKSDVSDSVLDKVADSLGKVQNMSHFEDYLHFAALKIQKRYRGWKGRKDFLKIGNCIVKIQAHIRGHQVRKQYKKFVWSVSIVEKAILRWRRKGAGLRGFRGGQPVGIDEYDFLSVGRRQKSDDVKKALDRVKSMVRNPDARDQYMRLTMKYQKFKIVDSRSIQSHVD from the exons ATGGCTGAGACCACAAAATACATTGCCAACTCAGAATTAG AGCTTGAAGAGATATTGCAAGAAGCATCACATCGTTGGCTTCGACCTGTTGAAATATGTGAGATACTTCGCAACTATAAGAAGTTTAAGTTAACACCAGATCCACCTATTAGACCTCCAG CTGGATCACTATTCTTGTTCAATAGAAAAGCACTTCGTTATTTTCGCAAGGATGGTCACAGGTGGAGGAAGAAACAAGATGGGAAGACTGTAAGAGAAGCTCATGAAAAGTTGAAG gTTGGTAGTGTGGATGCCTTGCACTGCTACTATGCCCATGGAGAGGACAATGAAAACTTCCAACGGAGAAGTTTTTGGATGCTTGACCA GCAGTTAGAGCACGTTGTCCTTGTTCATTATCGTGAAATTAAAGAG GGCTGCAAATCTAGCATCTCACCTTTTCCGGTAGTTCCAGTAACCCTGGTTGGTAGCTCTCAAAATAGTTCAGTGCTTTCCTCTACCAGAATAAGCACACCGATATCTGTAGTTCAAACATCTTTCACATCAAGTGCAAATAAAGTTGGTCAGAATGGACACTCTTCAGAGTATGAAGATGTCAATTCAAAAGATGGTCCTCAAGCCCCCTCTTTCAAAAGATATCATACTGAAGGATCTGTTGAAGGTTCGGAAGCTGACTTCACTGTTCATCGGCTAAATAACGATAAGATAGATGCTGTTAATAGAATGCAAGATGGTGTAATTTTCAGAGATAGCCACATGTACATACAACAAGTTGAAGAAAATTTACTGACTGTTGATCAG GTGCAAAACCAGGATGGTCTGGATACAATCTGTGCTCAATTATATGATCGTAATGATCATCCAATTGTTGCAAATACCAAAGCGCTAGTTGAACAGAAACTTAAAGATGGGGAATCAAAACAGGCTGAATCTGGGGAAATCAAGAAACTTGATAGTTTTGGAAGGTGGATGGATAAGGAGATTGGTGGAGACTGTGAAAATTCCTTGATGGCTTCAGATTCTGGTAATTATTGGAGTACACTTGGTGCTCATAATGAGGATAAGGAGGTATCTAGTTTACGACACATACAGTTGGATATGGATTCATTAGGCCCTTCTCTTTCCCAAGAACAACTATTTAGTATCCATGACTTTTCTCCAGAGTGGGCATATACTGGGGTTAGAACAAAG GTTTTAATAGTTGGCACATTTCTCGGAAGTAAAAAGCTCTCTAGTGAAACCAAATGGGGATGTATGTTTGGTGAAATTGAGGTTTCTGCTGAAACTTTAGCAGATAATGTGCTATGGTGTCAGACTCCTTTGCACTCACCTGGCCGTGTACCATTCTATGTTACCTGCAGTAATAGGTTAGCTTGCAGTGAGGTCAGGGAATTTCAATTTGATGAACATCCAACCAAATTTTTAGGTCCTTTGGGTATTAAAATCTCACCAGAAGTTGAGGTACGACTTCAAATACGACTTCTTAAACTAGTAGACTTGGGACCTGACAATAAGTGGTGGAAGTGCTCTGTTTCTGGTTGTGAAAAATGTAAACTCAAGGGAATAATGTGTTCCATGAGAGGTGATAGTGGAGTATTTAAAGAAACTTTTCAGATTGATGGAATTGATCATATAAACCCTAGAGATGTACTATTTCAGAGATTAACGAGAGACAAGCTTTATGAGTGGTTGATATACAAGGTTCATGAAGGAGGAAAAGGATCACATGTGCTGGATGATGAGGGCCAAGGAGTAATACATTTGGCAGCTGCACTTGGTTATGTGTGGGCTATGGTCCCATTGATTGCTGCTGGTATCAGTCCTAACTTCAGAGACAATCGTGGAAGAACAGGACTTCATTGGGCATCGTATTTTGGGAG AGAAGAAACTGTTATTGCTCTAGTCAAATTAGGCGCAGCACCAGGTGCTGTTGAGGATCCAACATCAGCTCTTCCTCCAGGTCAAACAGCTGCTGATTTAGCTTCAAGTAGAGGACATAAAGGCATTGCTGGGTATTTGGCCGAGGCAGATCTGATTAATCGATTATCTATACTGACTGTGAAGGAAAATGGAGCTGGTAACATTGCCACAACCATAGCAACTGACAGTGCTTTTAAGTCTGCTGAAGATGACTCGTCTAATTTGACAATGGATGAGCAACACTATCTCAAAGAGTCCCTTGCTGTGTTTCGAAAATCAGCTCATGCGGCTGCTTCAATCCTAGCTGCATTTAGAGCAAGGTCATTCTTTCAGAGACAATTAGCCAAAAGTAAAAGTGATGTTTCAGACTCAGTACTTGACAAAGTTGCCGATTCTTTGGGCAAGGTACAGAACATGAGTCACTTTGAGGATTATTTACATTTTGCAGCCTTGAAGATTCAAAAGAGATATCGCGGATGGAAAGGAAGAAAGGACTTTTTGAAAATAGGCAACTGCATTGTAAAAATCCAG GCTCATATCAGAGGACACCAAGTTCGAAAGCAATACAAAAAATTTGTGTGGTCTGTTAGCATTGTGGAAAAAGCGATTCTTCGGTGGAGACGGAAAGGAGCTGGTCTGCGAGGATTCCGGGGAGGGCAGCCGGTTGGCATTGATGAGTATGACTTTCTTAGCGTTGGGAGGAGACAGAAATCAGATGATGTAAAGAAAGCTCTGGATAGAGTCAAGTCCATGGTTCGTAACCCAGATGCAAGGGATCAGTATATGAGGCTCACCATGAAATATCAGAAGTTTAAG ATTGTTGATAGCAGAAGCATTCAATCACATGTCGATTAG
- the LOC114179669 gene encoding calmodulin-binding transcription activator 1-like isoform X2 yields the protein MLDQQLEHVVLVHYREIKEGCKSSISPFPVVPVTLVGSSQNSSVLSSTRISTPISVVQTSFTSSANKVGQNGHSSEYEDVNSKDGPQAPSFKRYHTEGSVEGSEADFTVHRLNNDKIDAVNRMQDGVIFRDSHMYIQQVEENLLTVDQVQNQDGLDTICAQLYDRNDHPIVANTKALVEQKLKDGESKQAESGEIKKLDSFGRWMDKEIGGDCENSLMASDSGNYWSTLGAHNEDKEVSSLRHIQLDMDSLGPSLSQEQLFSIHDFSPEWAYTGVRTKVLIVGTFLGSKKLSSETKWGCMFGEIEVSAETLADNVLWCQTPLHSPGRVPFYVTCSNRLACSEVREFQFDEHPTKFLGPLGIKISPEVEVRLQIRLLKLVDLGPDNKWWKCSVSGCEKCKLKGIMCSMRGDSGVFKETFQIDGIDHINPRDVLFQRLTRDKLYEWLIYKVHEGGKGSHVLDDEGQGVIHLAAALGYVWAMVPLIAAGISPNFRDNRGRTGLHWASYFGREETVIALVKLGAAPGAVEDPTSALPPGQTAADLASSRGHKGIAGYLAEADLINRLSILTVKENGAGNIATTIATDSAFKSAEDDSSNLTMDEQHYLKESLAVFRKSAHAAASILAAFRARSFFQRQLAKSKSDVSDSVLDKVADSLGKVQNMSHFEDYLHFAALKIQKRYRGWKGRKDFLKIGNCIVKIQAHIRGHQVRKQYKKFVWSVSIVEKAILRWRRKGAGLRGFRGGQPVGIDEYDFLSVGRRQKSDDVKKALDRVKSMVRNPDARDQYMRLTMKYQKFKIVDSRSIQSHVD from the exons ATGCTTGACCA GCAGTTAGAGCACGTTGTCCTTGTTCATTATCGTGAAATTAAAGAG GGCTGCAAATCTAGCATCTCACCTTTTCCGGTAGTTCCAGTAACCCTGGTTGGTAGCTCTCAAAATAGTTCAGTGCTTTCCTCTACCAGAATAAGCACACCGATATCTGTAGTTCAAACATCTTTCACATCAAGTGCAAATAAAGTTGGTCAGAATGGACACTCTTCAGAGTATGAAGATGTCAATTCAAAAGATGGTCCTCAAGCCCCCTCTTTCAAAAGATATCATACTGAAGGATCTGTTGAAGGTTCGGAAGCTGACTTCACTGTTCATCGGCTAAATAACGATAAGATAGATGCTGTTAATAGAATGCAAGATGGTGTAATTTTCAGAGATAGCCACATGTACATACAACAAGTTGAAGAAAATTTACTGACTGTTGATCAG GTGCAAAACCAGGATGGTCTGGATACAATCTGTGCTCAATTATATGATCGTAATGATCATCCAATTGTTGCAAATACCAAAGCGCTAGTTGAACAGAAACTTAAAGATGGGGAATCAAAACAGGCTGAATCTGGGGAAATCAAGAAACTTGATAGTTTTGGAAGGTGGATGGATAAGGAGATTGGTGGAGACTGTGAAAATTCCTTGATGGCTTCAGATTCTGGTAATTATTGGAGTACACTTGGTGCTCATAATGAGGATAAGGAGGTATCTAGTTTACGACACATACAGTTGGATATGGATTCATTAGGCCCTTCTCTTTCCCAAGAACAACTATTTAGTATCCATGACTTTTCTCCAGAGTGGGCATATACTGGGGTTAGAACAAAG GTTTTAATAGTTGGCACATTTCTCGGAAGTAAAAAGCTCTCTAGTGAAACCAAATGGGGATGTATGTTTGGTGAAATTGAGGTTTCTGCTGAAACTTTAGCAGATAATGTGCTATGGTGTCAGACTCCTTTGCACTCACCTGGCCGTGTACCATTCTATGTTACCTGCAGTAATAGGTTAGCTTGCAGTGAGGTCAGGGAATTTCAATTTGATGAACATCCAACCAAATTTTTAGGTCCTTTGGGTATTAAAATCTCACCAGAAGTTGAGGTACGACTTCAAATACGACTTCTTAAACTAGTAGACTTGGGACCTGACAATAAGTGGTGGAAGTGCTCTGTTTCTGGTTGTGAAAAATGTAAACTCAAGGGAATAATGTGTTCCATGAGAGGTGATAGTGGAGTATTTAAAGAAACTTTTCAGATTGATGGAATTGATCATATAAACCCTAGAGATGTACTATTTCAGAGATTAACGAGAGACAAGCTTTATGAGTGGTTGATATACAAGGTTCATGAAGGAGGAAAAGGATCACATGTGCTGGATGATGAGGGCCAAGGAGTAATACATTTGGCAGCTGCACTTGGTTATGTGTGGGCTATGGTCCCATTGATTGCTGCTGGTATCAGTCCTAACTTCAGAGACAATCGTGGAAGAACAGGACTTCATTGGGCATCGTATTTTGGGAG AGAAGAAACTGTTATTGCTCTAGTCAAATTAGGCGCAGCACCAGGTGCTGTTGAGGATCCAACATCAGCTCTTCCTCCAGGTCAAACAGCTGCTGATTTAGCTTCAAGTAGAGGACATAAAGGCATTGCTGGGTATTTGGCCGAGGCAGATCTGATTAATCGATTATCTATACTGACTGTGAAGGAAAATGGAGCTGGTAACATTGCCACAACCATAGCAACTGACAGTGCTTTTAAGTCTGCTGAAGATGACTCGTCTAATTTGACAATGGATGAGCAACACTATCTCAAAGAGTCCCTTGCTGTGTTTCGAAAATCAGCTCATGCGGCTGCTTCAATCCTAGCTGCATTTAGAGCAAGGTCATTCTTTCAGAGACAATTAGCCAAAAGTAAAAGTGATGTTTCAGACTCAGTACTTGACAAAGTTGCCGATTCTTTGGGCAAGGTACAGAACATGAGTCACTTTGAGGATTATTTACATTTTGCAGCCTTGAAGATTCAAAAGAGATATCGCGGATGGAAAGGAAGAAAGGACTTTTTGAAAATAGGCAACTGCATTGTAAAAATCCAG GCTCATATCAGAGGACACCAAGTTCGAAAGCAATACAAAAAATTTGTGTGGTCTGTTAGCATTGTGGAAAAAGCGATTCTTCGGTGGAGACGGAAAGGAGCTGGTCTGCGAGGATTCCGGGGAGGGCAGCCGGTTGGCATTGATGAGTATGACTTTCTTAGCGTTGGGAGGAGACAGAAATCAGATGATGTAAAGAAAGCTCTGGATAGAGTCAAGTCCATGGTTCGTAACCCAGATGCAAGGGATCAGTATATGAGGCTCACCATGAAATATCAGAAGTTTAAG ATTGTTGATAGCAGAAGCATTCAATCACATGTCGATTAG
- the LOC114177422 gene encoding MATH domain and coiled-coil domain-containing protein At3g58400, whose amino-acid sequence MAAQDATPRSTVNSPPTHYVLKVQSFSLLVKNSIERYESETFEAGGYKWKLVLYPGGNKSKNIREHISLYLALDDTSSLNHGWEIYVNFRFFLHDQNNDNYLVVQDTVGKERRFHKMKAEWGIDQFIPLRDFNLVSKGYLVDDTCAFGAEVFVCKERNTGKGECLVMMKDSITYKHMYEFDNLSKLDSEFCDSKPFNAGNYKWNIKLYPNGKDAELGNYLSLYLTLADPSALSHGSKIYAQITLRILDQKHAKHHFGKANYWFSASCHENGASRFMPINNFTNQNLGYQMKDSCLVEAEVTILGVVDAVS is encoded by the exons ATGGCTGCTCAAGATG CCACTCCACGATCTACTGTAAATTCTCCACCAACTCATTACGTATTGAAAGTACAGTCATTTTCACTTCTTGTGAAGAATTCTATTGAGAGATACGAATCAGAGACTTTTGAAGCTGGAGGCTATAAATG GAAGTTAGTTCTGTACCCTGGTGGGAACAAGAGCAAGAATATAAGGGAACATATTTCACTCTACTTGGCTTTGGATGACACAAGTTCACTTAATCATGGTTGGGAAATCTATGTCAATTTTCGATTCTTTTTGCATGATCAGAACAACGACAACTACCTAGTTGTGCAGG ATACTGTGGGAAAGGAAAGGAGATTTCACAAAATGAAGGCTGAATGGGGAATTGATCAATTTATTCCTCTCAGAGACTTCAACCTTGTCTCCAAAGGTTATCTGGTGGATGACACGTGTGCTTTTGGAGCAGAAGTGTTTGTTTGCAAAGAAAGAAACACAGGAAAAGGAGAATGTTTGGTGATGATGAAGGATTCCATCACATACAAACACATGTATGAGTTTGACAACCTCTCAAAGTTGGATTCAGAATTTTGTGATTCTAAACCATTCAATGCTGGAAACTACAAGTG GAACATAAAACTATATCCCAATGGAAAAGATGCTGAATTGGGCAATTATCTTTCTCTCTACCTAACCTTAGCTGACCCATCAGCACTTTCTCATGGTTCCAAAATATATGCACAGATAACACTACGCATACTTGACCAAAAGCACGCCAAACATCACTTTGGTAAAG CTAACTACTGGTTTAGTGCCTCATGCCATGAAAATGGTGCATCCAGATTTATGCCTATCAATAATTTCACCAATCAAAACTTGGGTTATCAAATGAAGGATAGTTGCTTGGTAGAGGCAGAGGTTACAATTCTTGGAGtggttgatgcagtttcttaa